A window of Syntrophorhabdaceae bacterium genomic DNA:
CCTTCAACGATGATCGAATCGGTATGTCGCAACCGTTTGGCCAGAACGAACAGGAGGTTGCAGGCTGCTGCATGGGATGCCTGGATCAATGACCAGAGGATATCTTCATCCATAACGAGAAGTCTACACGCGCTCTGCGCAACCACATATGCCGAGGTCGGCTGATTGTCGATAACGGATATCTCGCCCACGCTCTCACCCGGGCCCACGGTGGTTATGGACTGGTTGTCGAGGGTATTAAGATGAATCCGCAGGGTACCGCTTAAAACAAAATAGACCGTCTTGTTGAGCTCATTCGGCGTAATGAGCACCTCTTCGGGCTCAAGCGTCCTCATCGAACACGATTCGAGCAACCCCTTAATCGAGTCCAGACCCACGTTCTTGAGAAGATACAAGACCTTGAGTTCGTTTATATCGAAATCCATGATGACGCCATCTCCTCCGACAAATCTGTCTGTACTTGCTCTTGATGTGCACTATAACTATATGAATTATTCGAGAAATTGGCAATGATTTTTGTTCGCAGCCCGGCTTTTCAACTGGTATCTCCGCGTGAGAGACGACACGTAAACCTCCGATTAAGCGTGAGCCGGGCTTCACGCGCCATGAGAGACAATTATCTTGACAGGTATATTGCTTCTACATACAATTGAGAGGATGAAACGGCCTTTGCGGTTGGCCTGTTATAATCCTCCGGTAAGGACATGTTGACGAACCACGTTTCTCAATTTATGAAGTGAACTCGTCAAATATTCCATCACAAAGGAGAGGTTGATTAAGATGAAAGAAATAATTGTTTGCGCCACTGGAGATGTGGGGCCGAACCGGCCCGATCCTGCCTCAATTTTCCGCAATGTCACACAACACATCCTCAAGGCGGATGTGGCCTTCTGCCAGCTTGAGACTAATTTCTCCACCCGTGGAGTTGCCCTGCCGCAGGCGAGACTTCCTATGCGCGCCCACCCTCAGAATGCAAAAGCCATTAAGGAGGCCGGTTTTCAGGTGGTCTCTTTCGCCAGTAATCATTGCATGGACTGGGGACGGGAGGCCTTTTTCGACACACTCGATGTGCTTGAACGCGAAGGTCTTTCAGTGGTGGGAGCAGGAGCGGACATAGAGCGCGCCCGAAGACCGGTAGTAAGGGAGTGTGGCGGCCACAAGATCGCTTTTCTTGCATATAACTCGGTCCTGCCTCACGGGTACTGGGCTGAAGAGACGAGACCCGGGTGTGTGCCGCTTCGGGCGTGGACGATCTATGAACAGATAGAACACGATCAGCCGGGTACGCCTTCGAGGATACATACCTTTCCTCATAAAGAAGACGCGGCGCGAATGATCGCCGATATCGCGCGCGCCAAGGCGGAGGCGGACACGGTCATCGTGTCCATGCATTGGGGTATTCACTTTATTCCTGCCGAGATAGCCGATTACGAGCGGGAATTGGGCCATGCCGCCATCGATGCGGGCGCCGATCTGATCGTTGGTCACCATCCCCATATTTTGAAGGGTATAGAGGTTTACAAAGGCAGGGTGATTTTCCACAGCCTGTCGAATTTTGCACTGGAGTTGCCCTTTGCTTTCGCTCAAGGCGATCTGTGGGAAACCCGCCAGCACAAGGAGATCATGAATCTCAATCCCAACTGGGGCAAGGATAGGGACTACCCCATGCCGCCCGATACTATGAAAAGCATGGTGGTTAAGTGCGTCATCTCCGAAAAAGGTATCAAGCGCGTCTCGTTCCTTCCCGTGTATCTTTCCAAGATCGGGGAGCCGGAGATTTTAACGGCTAAAGACCCAAGATTTACCGAGGTGGTAAAGTACGTGGAAGAGATTGGAAGAGTGGCCGGAGTGGAAAGCTCATTTAAGGTGAAAGGCGACGAGGTCTTGGTCGGCGCTTCTTAAGCGTGTTGCGCGTTCTTATGGATGTGCGAGGCGAGGATAAAAGCCTGAATCGATGAGTGCTGCGAAGCGCCGGTGCTCTTCACAACAGGACGACGGATTGCGATATATTTTCTAGTCGCAATCCGTCGTCTCTTATTTCCGTTATAAGTTTACTTACTGTACTGCTGGATGAGACGCTGCCCTTCGTTGAATATCTT
This region includes:
- a CDS encoding GGDEF domain-containing protein — its product is MDFDINELKVLYLLKNVGLDSIKGLLESCSMRTLEPEEVLITPNELNKTVYFVLSGTLRIHLNTLDNQSITTVGPGESVGEISVIDNQPTSAYVVAQSACRLLVMDEDILWSLIQASHAAACNLLFVLAKRLRHTDSIIVEGVQLGQDFQHYGSVDALTGLHNRYWFDVMFKRQFLRSSISERPFSVIMADVDDFKKLNDRHGHLVGDRVLYEVAHVMNKNVRPAEMVARYG
- a CDS encoding CapA family protein; this encodes MKEIIVCATGDVGPNRPDPASIFRNVTQHILKADVAFCQLETNFSTRGVALPQARLPMRAHPQNAKAIKEAGFQVVSFASNHCMDWGREAFFDTLDVLEREGLSVVGAGADIERARRPVVRECGGHKIAFLAYNSVLPHGYWAEETRPGCVPLRAWTIYEQIEHDQPGTPSRIHTFPHKEDAARMIADIARAKAEADTVIVSMHWGIHFIPAEIADYERELGHAAIDAGADLIVGHHPHILKGIEVYKGRVIFHSLSNFALELPFAFAQGDLWETRQHKEIMNLNPNWGKDRDYPMPPDTMKSMVVKCVISEKGIKRVSFLPVYLSKIGEPEILTAKDPRFTEVVKYVEEIGRVAGVESSFKVKGDEVLVGAS